A DNA window from Micromonospora sp. NBC_01739 contains the following coding sequences:
- the hppD gene encoding 4-hydroxyphenylpyruvate dioxygenase — protein sequence MTQAIDRPQSTEDVDVDALVGAVNHDITKDPFPVKGLDHVHFLVGNAKQAAHYYSTAFGMTCVAYRGPEQGYRDHAQYVLTSGSARFVLTGAVRPDADGADHVAKHSDGVSDIALEVPDVDAAYAHATAQGAAGLLEPHDVSDEHGTVRMAAIAAYGDTRHTLVDRSRYTGPFLPGFVARGPIVNRQPMIDAGLQPKRFFQAVDHIVGNVELGKMDEWVEFYKRVMGFSNMAEFIGDDIATDYSALMSKVVANGTRKVKFPLNEPAIARKKSQIDEYLEFYQGPGAQHIAVATNDILASVDAMRAAGVDFLDTPDSYYDDPELRARIGEVRVPIEELKARKILVDRDEDGYLLQIFTKPVQDRPTVFFELIERHGSLGFGKGNFKALFEAIEREQEKRGNL from the coding sequence ATGACCCAGGCGATCGACCGACCCCAGTCGACCGAGGACGTCGACGTCGATGCCCTAGTCGGCGCCGTCAACCACGACATCACCAAGGACCCCTTCCCGGTCAAGGGTCTGGACCACGTGCACTTCCTGGTCGGCAACGCCAAGCAGGCCGCGCACTACTACTCCACCGCCTTCGGCATGACCTGTGTCGCGTACCGGGGTCCGGAGCAGGGCTACCGCGACCACGCCCAGTACGTGCTGACCAGCGGTTCGGCCCGGTTCGTGCTGACCGGGGCGGTACGCCCGGACGCCGACGGCGCCGACCACGTCGCGAAGCACAGCGACGGGGTCAGCGACATCGCGCTGGAGGTGCCGGACGTGGACGCCGCGTACGCGCACGCCACCGCGCAGGGTGCGGCCGGTCTGCTGGAGCCGCACGACGTCAGCGACGAGCACGGCACCGTCCGGATGGCCGCCATCGCCGCGTACGGCGACACCCGGCACACCCTGGTCGACCGGTCCCGCTACACCGGCCCCTTCCTGCCCGGCTTCGTGGCCCGGGGCCCGATCGTCAACCGGCAGCCGATGATCGACGCCGGCCTCCAGCCGAAGCGCTTCTTCCAGGCCGTCGACCACATCGTCGGCAACGTGGAACTCGGCAAGATGGACGAGTGGGTCGAGTTCTACAAGCGGGTCATGGGCTTCAGCAACATGGCCGAGTTCATCGGTGACGACATCGCCACGGACTACTCGGCGCTGATGAGCAAGGTCGTCGCCAACGGCACCCGCAAGGTGAAGTTCCCGCTCAACGAGCCGGCCATCGCCCGCAAGAAGTCGCAGATCGACGAGTACCTGGAGTTCTACCAGGGCCCCGGCGCCCAGCACATCGCCGTGGCCACCAACGACATCCTGGCCAGTGTCGACGCGATGCGGGCCGCCGGTGTCGACTTCCTGGACACCCCGGACTCGTACTACGACGACCCGGAGCTGCGGGCCCGCATCGGCGAGGTCCGGGTGCCGATCGAGGAGCTGAAGGCCCGCAAGATCCTGGTGGACCGGGACGAGGACGGTTACCTGCTCCAGATCTTCACCAAGCCGGTGCAGGACCGCCCGACGGTCTTCTTCGAGCTCATCGAGCGGCACGGCTCCCTCGGCTTCGGCAAGGGCAACTTCAAGGCCCTCTTTGAGGCAATCGAGCGTGAGCAGGAGAAGCGCGGAAACCTGTAA
- a CDS encoding Lrp/AsnC family transcriptional regulator: MNPGQDVQLDALDVSLIELLAAEPRIGVLECSRRLGVARGTVQARLDKLVDRGVIGGFGPEVSPAAIGFTVTSFVTLEISQRHGHDPVANHLAGIPEVLEAHTITGSSDLLCRIVARSNTDLQRVIDQIVAYEGIRRASTIIALAEQIPYRVLPLVRSALRGEGRAPY, translated from the coding sequence GTGAACCCTGGACAGGATGTACAGCTCGATGCCCTGGACGTGAGCCTGATCGAGTTGCTCGCCGCGGAACCCCGGATCGGGGTACTGGAGTGCTCCCGCCGGTTGGGGGTGGCCCGGGGCACCGTCCAGGCTCGACTGGACAAGCTGGTCGACCGGGGGGTGATCGGCGGCTTCGGACCGGAGGTGTCGCCGGCCGCGATCGGGTTCACGGTGACCAGCTTCGTCACCCTGGAGATCAGTCAACGGCACGGACACGACCCGGTGGCCAACCACCTGGCCGGGATTCCCGAGGTGCTGGAGGCGCACACCATCACCGGCTCCAGCGACCTGCTCTGCCGGATCGTGGCCCGCTCCAACACCGACCTGCAACGGGTGATCGACCAGATCGTCGCGTACGAGGGCATCCGCCGGGCCTCCACGATCATCGCCCTCGCCGAACAGATCCCCTACCGGGTCCTCCCCCTGGTCCGCTCCGCCCTCCGGGGGGAAGGAAGGGCCCCTTATTAA
- a CDS encoding ArsR/SmtB family transcription factor, whose translation MRIEVTPADLAASRYAISPLGETVSALRLHAGQRSTDGLGPWVTRTRPAYDRLRREVPAVGALLALLHRGGYNADFIQPPPDGSARDFHGELAAVRATPLAQARDELARNLAGPRATPPAYARQIYASPKVVDLIADAIEAAWQALVEPDWPRLRAILERDLVRRAGRLLAYGWGAAIADLDPRLRWIPGEVGVIEISGDDPETHSLAGRGLLFVPTVFGTLITYVEQPWPYAIVYRATGVAELLGPPDPTRPDDALDRLVGRSRAAVLRALALPATTSQLVAQLGLSLGGVGDHLTVLREAGLVSRIRAGRAVRYRRTPLGDALAAD comes from the coding sequence GTGCGGATCGAGGTCACCCCCGCCGACCTGGCGGCGAGTCGGTACGCCATCTCCCCGCTGGGCGAGACGGTGTCCGCCCTGCGGCTGCACGCCGGTCAACGGTCCACCGACGGTCTGGGGCCGTGGGTGACCCGGACCAGACCCGCCTACGACCGGCTGCGCCGGGAGGTACCGGCGGTCGGCGCCCTGCTGGCCTTGCTGCATCGGGGTGGCTACAACGCCGACTTCATCCAGCCTCCGCCGGACGGCTCGGCCCGGGACTTCCACGGGGAACTGGCCGCGGTCCGGGCCACCCCGCTGGCCCAGGCCCGCGACGAGTTGGCCCGCAACCTGGCCGGCCCCCGGGCCACCCCACCGGCGTACGCCCGCCAGATCTACGCCTCGCCGAAGGTGGTCGACCTGATCGCGGACGCCATCGAGGCGGCCTGGCAGGCGCTGGTCGAGCCGGACTGGCCGCGGCTGCGCGCCATCCTGGAACGTGATCTGGTGCGGCGGGCGGGCCGCCTGCTCGCCTACGGCTGGGGCGCGGCCATCGCGGACCTGGACCCCCGACTGCGCTGGATCCCCGGTGAGGTCGGGGTCATCGAGATCAGCGGCGACGACCCGGAGACCCACTCGCTGGCCGGGCGAGGGCTGCTGTTCGTGCCGACCGTCTTCGGCACCCTGATCACCTACGTCGAGCAGCCCTGGCCGTACGCGATCGTCTACCGGGCCACCGGCGTGGCCGAGTTGCTGGGTCCGCCCGACCCGACCCGGCCGGACGACGCGTTGGATCGACTGGTGGGCCGGTCCCGGGCGGCCGTGCTGCGGGCGCTCGCCCTGCCCGCCACCACCAGCCAACTCGTCGCCCAGCTCGGGCTCAGTCTCGGCGGCGTCGGCGACCACCTCACGGTGTTGCGGGAGGCCGGGCTGGTCAGCCGGATCCGCGCCGGTCGGGCGGTGCGCTATCGGCGTACCCCACTCGGCGACGCTCTCGCCGCCGACTGA
- a CDS encoding MFS transporter codes for MSDTSTPTLDRPATFGDVFAVAEFRVIFGSFGIFMIGETVKMLALSVLVYERTGSGLLAALAYVTGFLPHALGGVFLLAWADRMPARALIVGYDLLRLVMVAVLATGMLSPPVMLTLVAVVALFGPVSSAARTALLPEVLHGDAYVLGRSLLSVAAGGTQVAGFAVGGLLLGLVGPYGALWLTALTCGLSALLVRLGLAARPARIRRTPEADRAAEGADRAAEGTWRSRGGAVRETLRVNRELLADRRIRGLLLAQWLPGSLLVGAEGVAVPYAADLGPGASAGVLLMAGAGGMLVGDLLVGRFVSPAGRERLTPWLSLLLGVPMLVFVARPGLVPAAALFAVATAGFAYQLGLARRFLEAVPELRRGQAFGLVSTGMMAMQGLAAAGAGGLSELLAPGIVMAVAGAASIAATLTLWPVLKPAARQC; via the coding sequence GTGAGTGACACGAGTACCCCGACCCTGGACCGGCCGGCGACCTTCGGCGACGTCTTCGCCGTGGCCGAGTTCCGGGTGATCTTCGGCAGCTTCGGGATCTTCATGATCGGCGAGACCGTGAAGATGCTCGCGCTGTCCGTGCTGGTCTACGAGCGCACCGGCTCGGGGCTGCTGGCCGCCCTGGCGTACGTGACCGGGTTTCTGCCGCACGCCCTCGGTGGGGTGTTCCTGCTGGCGTGGGCGGACCGGATGCCGGCCCGTGCCCTGATCGTCGGGTACGACCTGCTGCGGCTGGTGATGGTCGCGGTGCTCGCCACCGGGATGCTCTCCCCGCCGGTGATGCTCACCCTGGTAGCCGTGGTGGCCCTGTTCGGCCCGGTGAGCAGTGCCGCCCGCACCGCCCTGCTGCCGGAGGTGCTGCACGGCGACGCGTACGTGCTCGGGCGGTCCCTGCTGTCGGTGGCCGCCGGGGGTACCCAGGTCGCCGGGTTCGCCGTCGGTGGGCTGCTGCTGGGGCTGGTAGGTCCCTACGGCGCGCTCTGGCTGACCGCCCTGACCTGTGGCCTCTCCGCCCTGCTGGTGCGCCTGGGCCTGGCCGCCCGCCCCGCCCGGATCCGCCGCACCCCCGAAGCTGATCGGGCGGCCGAGGGTGCTGATCGGGCGGCCGAGGGCACGTGGCGGAGCAGGGGCGGTGCGGTCCGGGAGACCCTGCGGGTCAACCGGGAACTGCTGGCCGATCGCCGCATCCGGGGACTGTTGCTGGCCCAGTGGCTGCCCGGCTCGCTGCTGGTCGGGGCGGAAGGGGTGGCGGTGCCGTACGCGGCGGATCTGGGGCCGGGGGCCAGCGCCGGGGTACTGCTGATGGCCGGGGCGGGCGGGATGCTGGTCGGTGACCTGCTGGTGGGTCGGTTCGTGTCGCCGGCCGGCCGGGAACGGTTGACCCCCTGGCTTTCGCTGCTGCTCGGCGTACCGATGCTGGTGTTCGTGGCCCGACCGGGGCTGGTGCCGGCGGCGGCGCTGTTCGCGGTGGCCACCGCGGGCTTCGCCTACCAGTTGGGGCTGGCTCGGCGGTTCCTGGAGGCGGTGCCGGAGCTGCGTCGGGGGCAGGCCTTCGGGCTGGTCAGCACCGGGATGATGGCGATGCAGGGGCTGGCGGCGGCGGGCGCCGGCGGGCTGAGTGAGCTGCTGGCCCCGGGCATCGTGATGGCGGTGGCCGGGGCCGCCTCGATCGCCGCGACCCTGACCCTGTGGCCGGTGCTGAAGCCCGCCGCCAGGCAGTGTTAA
- a CDS encoding outer membrane protein assembly factor BamB family protein: MAKGSGLGVRGWLLLALTAVVVLAATGVWNPFPGMWDWVNRRQPISEPDVLWQQRIGGTPRSVTIAGQTVVVEQRTRVEARSLANGSQLWERKADWSAVAGSGAEAVVAVGRLLVKGYEVLDPGTGVTRRRDNDAVAVWTYRNLLLDARCVEATDCTLSAWEPRGTAPLWTAFLPGVSSGLLADNPNLLDSRRLTSARIHGQVAGPEAVPALLGFPVDGRVHVVDTATGRVLQNVEPGRDERLAVIGGRLLRIVARSQDGNCYFTISGRDAVTGQEIWQRAGLNLRTADSAGCVQREDPYGARNVLVGVAPDGREAVIDGYDGRLLLATENSERVLAVDDRYAVVRTAGRDGLSGRELSSGQVRWNRPAGEKAGAALTPYAAVVTEEKPNRLVALDPRTGRELVALRTSANALAVGPAGMVIGEGREIGYIRFGTTTGDPAGDGGPARDSGGNGPGPAGTGGVPGPQGSCGPKNELCTAPDSGK; encoded by the coding sequence GTGGCGAAGGGCAGTGGCCTCGGCGTGCGTGGCTGGCTGCTGCTTGCCCTGACCGCCGTCGTCGTGCTGGCCGCCACCGGAGTCTGGAACCCCTTCCCCGGCATGTGGGACTGGGTGAACCGACGGCAGCCGATCTCCGAGCCGGACGTGCTCTGGCAGCAGCGCATCGGGGGCACCCCGCGCAGCGTCACCATCGCCGGGCAGACCGTGGTGGTCGAGCAACGCACCCGGGTGGAGGCCCGCAGCCTGGCCAACGGCAGCCAACTCTGGGAGCGCAAGGCCGACTGGAGCGCGGTGGCCGGCAGCGGCGCCGAGGCCGTGGTGGCCGTCGGCCGCCTGCTGGTCAAGGGGTACGAGGTCCTCGACCCCGGCACCGGGGTCACCCGTCGGCGCGACAACGATGCCGTGGCCGTCTGGACCTACCGCAACCTGCTGCTGGACGCCCGCTGTGTGGAGGCCACCGACTGCACCCTCAGCGCCTGGGAACCCCGGGGGACCGCGCCGCTGTGGACGGCCTTCCTGCCCGGGGTCAGCAGCGGCCTGCTGGCCGACAATCCGAACCTGCTGGACAGCCGTCGACTCACCAGCGCCCGGATCCACGGGCAGGTGGCCGGCCCGGAGGCCGTACCGGCCCTGCTCGGGTTCCCGGTCGACGGGCGGGTGCACGTGGTGGACACCGCGACCGGCCGGGTGTTGCAGAACGTGGAGCCGGGACGCGACGAGCGGCTGGCGGTGATCGGTGGGCGGCTGCTGCGCATCGTGGCCCGTTCCCAGGACGGCAACTGCTACTTCACCATCTCCGGCCGGGACGCGGTCACCGGTCAGGAGATCTGGCAGCGCGCCGGGCTCAACCTGCGGACCGCGGACAGCGCCGGATGTGTGCAACGGGAGGACCCCTACGGCGCCCGTAACGTGCTGGTCGGGGTGGCCCCGGACGGTCGGGAGGCCGTCATCGACGGGTACGACGGGCGGCTGCTGCTGGCCACCGAGAACTCCGAACGGGTGCTCGCCGTGGACGACCGGTACGCGGTGGTGCGTACCGCCGGGCGGGACGGGCTCTCCGGCCGTGAACTCAGCTCCGGGCAGGTCCGGTGGAACCGCCCGGCCGGCGAGAAGGCCGGCGCGGCCCTGACCCCGTACGCGGCCGTGGTGACCGAGGAGAAACCGAACCGGCTGGTGGCCCTGGATCCGCGTACCGGCCGGGAACTTGTCGCGTTGCGGACCTCCGCCAACGCCCTGGCGGTCGGCCCGGCCGGCATGGTGATCGGGGAGGGCCGCGAGATCGGGTACATCCGATTCGGCACGACCACCGGTGACCCGGCAGGCGATGGGGGTCCGGCCCGCGACAGTGGTGGGAACGGACCCGGTCCGGCCGGCACCGGCGGGGTGCCCGGACCCCAGGGCAGCTGCGGGCCGAAGAACGAGTTGTGCACCGCCCCCGATTCCGGCAAGTGA
- a CDS encoding fumarate hydratase — protein MSTEFSYSPLLPTGPDQTEYRLITDEGVDVVNGPGGRRFLTVDPAALTALTAEAMHDIAHFLRPAHLAQLRSIIDDPAASPNDRFVALDLLRNANIAAGGVLPMCQDTGTAIVMGKRGRHVLTDGSDAEAISRGVWQAYTRLNLRYSQLAPLTMWEERNTGSNLPAQVELYAEDPDGYPDAYKFLFMAKGGGSANKSYLYQETKALLNPTRMMQFLEEKLRLIGTSACPPYHLAVVIGGTSAEYALKTAKYASAKYLDALPTSGSMSAHGFRDLELEAEVLELTRNFGIGAQFGGRYFCHDVRVVRLPRHGASCPVAIAVSCSADRQAVAKITPSGVWLERLETDPARYLPEVTEAQLDTTEVVRVDLNRPMDEIRAELSKYPVKTRLSLTGPLVVARDIAHAKIAERLDAGESMPQYLRDHAVYYAGPAKTPEGYASGSFGPTTAGRMDAYVEKFQAAGGSMVMLAKGNRSAQVTRSCEQHGGFYLGSIGGPAARLAQDCIKHVEVLEYAELGMEAVWKIEVEDFPAFIVVDDKGNDFFAEVTKPVLTIGRR, from the coding sequence ATGAGCACGGAGTTCTCGTACTCTCCGCTGCTGCCCACCGGGCCGGACCAGACGGAGTACCGCCTGATCACGGACGAGGGCGTCGACGTGGTCAACGGCCCGGGTGGCCGACGGTTCCTCACCGTGGACCCGGCCGCGTTGACGGCGCTGACCGCCGAGGCGATGCACGACATCGCCCACTTCCTGCGGCCGGCGCACCTGGCCCAGCTGCGGTCGATCATCGATGATCCGGCGGCCTCGCCGAACGACCGGTTCGTCGCCCTGGATCTGCTGCGCAACGCCAACATCGCCGCCGGCGGGGTGCTGCCGATGTGCCAGGACACCGGCACCGCGATCGTGATGGGCAAGCGGGGTCGGCATGTGCTCACCGACGGCAGCGACGCCGAGGCGATCTCGCGTGGGGTGTGGCAGGCGTACACCCGGCTGAACCTGCGCTACTCGCAGCTCGCCCCGCTGACCATGTGGGAGGAGCGCAACACCGGCAGCAACCTGCCCGCCCAGGTGGAGCTGTACGCCGAGGACCCGGACGGGTACCCGGACGCGTACAAGTTCCTGTTCATGGCGAAGGGGGGCGGCTCGGCCAACAAGTCGTACCTCTACCAGGAGACCAAGGCCCTGCTGAACCCGACCCGGATGATGCAGTTCCTGGAGGAGAAGCTGCGACTGATCGGCACCTCGGCCTGCCCGCCGTACCACCTGGCGGTGGTGATCGGCGGCACCAGCGCCGAGTACGCCCTGAAGACCGCCAAGTACGCCTCCGCCAAGTACCTGGACGCGCTGCCCACCTCCGGCTCGATGAGCGCGCACGGCTTCCGGGACCTGGAGCTGGAGGCGGAGGTGCTGGAGTTGACCCGCAACTTCGGCATCGGGGCGCAGTTCGGTGGGCGCTACTTCTGCCACGACGTACGGGTGGTGCGGCTGCCCCGACACGGTGCCTCCTGCCCGGTGGCGATCGCGGTGTCCTGCTCGGCGGACCGGCAGGCGGTTGCCAAGATCACCCCGTCGGGGGTGTGGCTGGAGCGACTCGAAACCGACCCGGCCCGCTACCTGCCGGAGGTCACCGAGGCGCAGTTGGACACCACCGAGGTGGTCCGGGTCGACCTGAACCGGCCGATGGACGAGATCCGCGCCGAGCTGTCGAAGTACCCGGTCAAGACCCGGCTGTCCCTGACCGGCCCGCTGGTGGTGGCCCGTGACATCGCTCACGCCAAGATCGCCGAGCGGTTGGACGCGGGCGAGTCGATGCCGCAGTACCTGCGCGACCACGCGGTCTACTACGCCGGCCCGGCCAAGACCCCGGAGGGCTACGCCTCCGGCTCCTTCGGCCCGACCACGGCCGGGCGGATGGACGCCTACGTGGAGAAGTTCCAGGCCGCCGGCGGGTCGATGGTGATGCTCGCCAAGGGCAACCGGTCCGCCCAGGTGACCCGCTCCTGCGAGCAGCACGGCGGCTTCTACCTGGGCTCCATCGGCGGCCCGGCGGCCCGGCTGGCCCAGGACTGCATCAAGCACGTCGAGGTCCTGGAGTACGCCGAGCTGGGCATGGAAGCGGTGTGGAAGATCGAGGTGGAGGACTTCCCGGCCTTCATCGTGGTCGACGACAAGGGCAACGACTTCTTCGCCGAGGTGACCAAGCCGGTGCTGACCATCGGCCGCCGCTGA
- a CDS encoding AfsR/SARP family transcriptional regulator, translated as MRFRILGPLCVGEGDTTITAPRDRVVLAVLLLRANRVVSVDDLVDAIWEEHPPATSRAQLQTCVSRLRQRLADLGLSPDTIATDPAGYAIRIRPGELDSEIFARRVEAGRAALASGWLIDARRQFRSALELWRGPALAGIPQRSVRRRAQALDEQRLAVLEECVEVELRLGHAGALLDELTEQLEQHPLRERLRGQLMLALSTVGRQADALALYRAGRRLYAEELGIEPGPALQELHQRVLAGDLAVAGPEPRSNVPVRALPRAITDFTGRMETVTRLVKEIEEGEARIHLIDGMAGSGKTTLAVHVATHLADQYPDAQLFIDLHGHSERAPLTPGAALATLLRQLGVPTERIPVDLDDRLAIWRTELADRRALVLLDNAASAEQVAPLLPSGAGCLTLITSRRRLVGLDEGRPSSLPVLATDEAVELLGRVAGVERVAAEPEAAVEVVRRCGHLPLAIRLAGGRLVHRPRWRLADLADRLAGSRDTLAELAVGQRSVADAFALSYVQASPAAQRTFRLLGLHPGVRVDTATAAAIAGVPLAEVQDALDELVDAHLMDEPEPGRYRLHDLVREYARTLLSDPANASERHAALGRLLGHHLHVLVAIAAPYEMPGSRLTLPRDLPDPPCPDAVAVCIDRGMAWFDENRCNLVPLSTMAAESFPHHAWQLARASWRLLYLGGHLDELIEIHNVGLRAAEALGNEQAQVLMLNYLASAYVRRARFGQANALLRRAVELCRRAGPPHLLRRLLGNIAIGLCIVGEPRRGIEAFNEAAAAIGNEHLPERGDLLNNLTHATCALGRYDEALRLCRRHLLLAREIADPRHLATALGHVGIVRHRMGHTGPATRLLRMALLLHRRLRNRFDEGEVLNEIGMMAREAGRPEEAAALHRQAYIAISDGGDLIGECRSRNLLARALLDQGDVRSAQDLFGRVLLDATKINHRYERAHALDGLARCLRDTDPAGARSYWFRALSLLREVESPDAEEIERLLAELA; from the coding sequence ATGCGATTCCGGATCCTGGGTCCACTGTGTGTCGGTGAGGGCGATACCACCATCACCGCGCCTCGGGACCGGGTCGTACTCGCGGTCCTGCTGTTGCGCGCCAACCGGGTGGTCTCCGTGGACGATCTGGTCGATGCGATCTGGGAGGAGCACCCACCGGCCACCTCGCGGGCCCAGTTGCAGACCTGTGTGTCCCGGCTCCGTCAGCGGCTGGCCGACCTGGGTCTGTCGCCGGACACCATCGCCACCGATCCCGCCGGATACGCGATCCGGATCCGGCCCGGCGAACTGGACAGCGAGATCTTCGCCCGCCGGGTGGAGGCCGGTCGTGCCGCGCTGGCCTCGGGCTGGTTGATCGACGCGCGTCGGCAGTTCCGCTCCGCCCTGGAGCTGTGGCGTGGCCCGGCGCTGGCCGGCATTCCGCAGCGCAGCGTACGTCGGCGGGCCCAGGCGTTGGACGAGCAGCGCCTGGCGGTGCTGGAGGAGTGTGTGGAGGTCGAGCTGCGGCTGGGCCACGCGGGGGCGCTGCTCGACGAGCTGACCGAGCAGTTGGAGCAGCATCCGCTGCGGGAGCGCCTGCGGGGGCAGCTCATGCTGGCCCTGTCCACGGTCGGTCGGCAGGCCGACGCGCTGGCCCTGTACCGGGCGGGACGACGGTTGTACGCCGAGGAACTCGGCATCGAACCGGGGCCCGCCCTCCAGGAACTGCATCAGCGGGTGCTCGCCGGTGACCTGGCGGTGGCCGGTCCGGAACCGCGGTCCAACGTTCCGGTCCGGGCCCTGCCCCGGGCCATCACGGACTTCACCGGGCGGATGGAGACGGTCACCCGGTTGGTGAAGGAGATCGAGGAGGGGGAGGCCCGGATCCACCTCATCGACGGGATGGCCGGCAGCGGGAAGACCACCCTGGCCGTGCATGTCGCCACCCACCTGGCCGACCAGTACCCGGACGCCCAACTCTTCATCGACCTGCACGGGCACAGTGAACGGGCCCCCCTGACCCCCGGGGCGGCCCTGGCCACCCTGCTGCGGCAACTAGGGGTACCGACCGAGCGGATCCCGGTGGACCTGGACGACCGGCTGGCCATCTGGCGTACCGAACTGGCCGACCGACGGGCTCTGGTGCTGCTGGACAATGCGGCCAGCGCCGAGCAGGTTGCCCCCCTGCTGCCCAGCGGCGCCGGCTGTCTCACCCTGATCACCAGTCGGCGTCGGTTGGTCGGCCTGGACGAGGGGCGGCCCTCCTCGCTGCCGGTACTGGCCACCGACGAGGCGGTAGAGCTGCTCGGCCGGGTGGCCGGTGTGGAACGGGTGGCCGCCGAGCCGGAGGCGGCCGTCGAGGTGGTACGCCGCTGCGGTCACCTGCCCCTGGCGATCCGACTGGCCGGAGGCCGCCTGGTCCACCGTCCCCGGTGGCGCCTGGCCGACCTGGCCGACCGGCTGGCCGGCAGCCGGGACACCCTGGCCGAACTGGCCGTGGGTCAGCGTTCCGTCGCGGACGCCTTCGCCCTCTCCTATGTCCAGGCATCTCCCGCGGCGCAGCGCACCTTCCGGCTGCTCGGCCTGCATCCGGGGGTGCGGGTGGACACCGCCACGGCCGCCGCGATCGCCGGGGTGCCGCTGGCCGAGGTGCAGGACGCCCTGGACGAGCTGGTCGACGCCCACCTGATGGACGAGCCGGAGCCGGGCCGCTACCGGCTGCACGACCTGGTCCGGGAGTACGCCCGGACCCTGCTGTCCGATCCGGCCAACGCCAGTGAGCGCCATGCGGCGCTGGGGCGTCTGCTCGGGCACCACCTGCACGTCCTGGTGGCGATCGCCGCCCCGTACGAGATGCCCGGCAGCCGCCTCACCCTTCCTCGTGACCTGCCCGATCCGCCCTGTCCGGACGCGGTGGCCGTCTGCATCGACCGGGGCATGGCCTGGTTCGACGAGAACCGCTGCAACCTGGTGCCGCTGTCCACAATGGCGGCGGAGTCCTTTCCGCACCATGCCTGGCAACTGGCCCGGGCCAGTTGGCGGCTGCTCTACCTCGGCGGGCACCTCGACGAGTTGATCGAGATCCACAATGTCGGGCTGCGCGCGGCCGAGGCGCTCGGCAACGAGCAGGCCCAGGTCCTGATGCTTAACTACCTGGCCTCGGCGTACGTCCGGCGGGCACGCTTCGGCCAGGCCAACGCCTTGCTGCGCCGGGCGGTCGAGTTGTGTCGTCGGGCCGGTCCACCCCACCTGTTACGCAGACTGCTGGGCAACATCGCCATCGGCCTGTGCATCGTCGGTGAACCACGTCGAGGCATCGAGGCGTTCAACGAGGCAGCGGCGGCCATCGGGAACGAGCACCTGCCCGAACGAGGCGACCTGCTCAACAACCTCACCCACGCGACGTGCGCCCTGGGCCGCTACGACGAGGCGCTGCGGCTCTGCCGCCGGCACCTGCTCCTGGCGCGGGAGATCGCCGACCCTCGGCACCTGGCCACCGCCCTCGGGCATGTCGGCATCGTCCGGCACCGGATGGGCCATACCGGGCCGGCTACCCGGCTGCTACGGATGGCGTTGCTCCTGCACCGGCGGCTGCGTAACCGGTTCGACGAGGGGGAGGTGCTCAACGAGATCGGCATGATGGCCCGGGAGGCGGGTCGACCGGAGGAGGCCGCAGCCCTGCACCGGCAGGCGTACATCGCGATCAGCGACGGTGGGGACCTGATCGGTGAGTGCAGGTCACGCAACCTGCTGGCCCGGGCCCTGCTGGACCAGGGGGACGTGCGCAGCGCCCAGGACCTGTTCGGCCGGGTGCTGCTCGACGCCACGAAGATCAACCATCGGTACGAGCGGGCGCACGCGTTGGACGGCCTGGCGCGCTGCCTGCGGGACACCGACCCGGCCGGAGCCCGGTCCTACTGGTTCCGGGCGCTGTCCCTGCTGCGCGAGGTCGAGTCGCCCGACGCGGAGGAGATCGAGCGGCTGCTGGCCGAGCTGGCTTGA